The Lacrimispora xylanolytica genome has a segment encoding these proteins:
- a CDS encoding cyclic lactone autoinducer peptide, with the protein MKSKTNNTAKFMEKLARKSLELAAESRCMYIYHQPKMPAELKQFKK; encoded by the coding sequence ATGAAAAGTAAAACAAACAATACAGCAAAATTCATGGAGAAGCTGGCTAGAAAGTCTTTAGAGCTGGCAGCAGAAAGCAGATGCATGTACATATACCATCAACCTAAGATGCCTGCAGAGCTAAAGCAGTTTAAGAAATAG
- a CDS encoding undecaprenyl diphosphate synthase family protein, with the protein MRIPKHIGIIPDGNRRWALEQGMKKEDGYDNGISPGMDLYYICKDMGIEEMTFYGFTADNTKRPTTQREAFSEACIKAVERLSKEDAELLVLGKTSSAMFPERLKPYTTRSRFGEGGMKINFLINYSWEWDLGLQDGAIGPQLKTSDVSRIDLVIRWGGRRRLSGFLPVQSVYSDMYIVDDYWPDFRPQHIYDAVEWYSRQDVTLGG; encoded by the coding sequence ATGAGAATTCCAAAGCACATTGGAATCATACCTGATGGAAACCGGCGCTGGGCACTGGAGCAGGGAATGAAAAAAGAAGACGGATATGATAATGGAATTTCTCCGGGAATGGACCTATATTATATCTGTAAAGATATGGGAATTGAAGAAATGACCTTTTACGGCTTTACTGCGGATAACACCAAGCGTCCCACCACACAGCGGGAGGCATTCTCAGAAGCATGTATCAAAGCGGTAGAGAGATTATCAAAAGAAGACGCAGAGCTTCTGGTACTGGGAAAAACATCATCAGCCATGTTTCCTGAGAGATTAAAGCCCTATACCACCAGATCCAGATTTGGTGAAGGAGGCATGAAAATTAATTTTCTCATAAACTATAGCTGGGAGTGGGATTTAGGGCTTCAAGACGGAGCCATAGGACCTCAGTTAAAGACCTCTGATGTTTCAAGAATTGATTTGGTGATCCGCTGGGGCGGACGGAGAAGGTTGTCTGGTTTTTTACCCGTTCAATCGGTCTATTCAGACATGTACATTGTAGATGATTACTGGCCTGATTTCAGACCGCAGCATATTTATGATGCTGTAGAATGGTATTCCAGACAGGATGTGACCCTAGGGGGGTAA
- a CDS encoding SLC13 family permease, translating to MIQQELPMDKHPGNHLVQTWIKIKQYVTSNVIFSVSLFAAIISSFFQLPRWEYIDFKVIVCLFELMIVVDAFDQFHFLQYIATKVCKSCKTERALTMALCLTSFLVSMLLTNDVTLLAIVPILIIISKKSSYDIVIPCVLVTIAANLGSSMTPFGNPQNLFLFSFYKMSTKTFLGFSLPLCILSLVLLVLLGFIVKSKKIQFEMEDVRIQNKKGMGFYSLLLILVILSVFNLIPYLAVFPIVILSTLITNKKLLKQANYQLIFTFVFIFVAVGNVSHIPQLNQYLSDLVHTPKATYIYSLLLSQFISNVPATIAIAPFSSHAKALYYGVNIGGLGTPVASLASIIAYSLYSSQYGENKAKFLIHFTVLNFSCLAVLGIAGFLMI from the coding sequence ATGATACAGCAAGAATTGCCCATGGATAAACATCCAGGGAATCATCTGGTACAGACCTGGATAAAGATAAAACAGTATGTGACCAGTAACGTGATTTTCTCCGTTTCCCTATTTGCAGCAATCATTTCTTCTTTTTTTCAATTACCAAGGTGGGAATATATTGATTTTAAAGTTATCGTCTGCCTGTTTGAATTAATGATTGTGGTAGACGCATTCGATCAGTTTCATTTTCTTCAGTATATCGCCACCAAGGTGTGTAAAAGCTGTAAAACAGAGCGCGCTCTTACCATGGCACTTTGTCTCACCTCTTTTCTCGTTTCCATGCTCCTTACCAATGACGTTACCTTGCTTGCCATTGTACCGATTTTAATTATTATCTCTAAAAAAAGCAGTTATGATATTGTGATTCCTTGTGTACTGGTTACCATAGCCGCTAATTTAGGAAGCAGCATGACACCCTTTGGAAATCCACAGAATCTGTTTTTATTCTCCTTTTATAAGATGAGTACGAAAACGTTTCTTGGATTCTCTCTGCCGCTTTGTATTCTTAGCCTGGTGCTCCTTGTTTTACTTGGTTTTATTGTTAAGTCAAAGAAGATACAGTTTGAAATGGAGGATGTAAGGATTCAGAATAAAAAAGGAATGGGGTTTTATAGCCTTTTACTGATTCTTGTTATTCTAAGTGTATTTAATTTAATTCCTTATCTGGCTGTATTTCCCATCGTGATTTTATCCACCTTAATCACAAACAAAAAGCTGTTAAAACAGGCTAATTATCAATTGATATTTACTTTTGTATTTATTTTTGTAGCTGTCGGAAATGTATCACATATTCCACAATTAAATCAATATCTCTCCGACCTGGTTCATACGCCCAAGGCAACTTATATTTACTCTCTTTTGCTGAGTCAGTTCATAAGCAATGTTCCGGCAACCATTGCAATTGCCCCCTTTAGCTCCCATGCCAAGGCTCTTTATTACGGAGTGAACATCGGAGGGCTTGGCACACCGGTGGCTTCCCTTGCCAGCATTATCGCCTATTCTCTTTACAGCAGCCAGTATGGTGAGAATAAGGCAAAGTTTTTAATTCATTTTACGGTTCTTAATTTCAGCTGCCTTGCAGTTCTTGGAATTGCAGGCTTCCTGATGATATAA
- a CDS encoding ECF transporter S component, whose product MKSMGTKKIVYGAFMASLITVATMVIHIPSAFNGYIHLGDGLVLISGILLGPMTGGISAGIGSMMADFLSGYAFYAPATLIIKALASFFSGYLYQRLIKRSGIVSFRLVPFISSGLTCSTIVTGGYFLFECVVYGKSAALLNIPLNLVQNSFSLLIAGTLLPFLLRRNELRSLVLKKDYEE is encoded by the coding sequence ATGAAATCCATGGGAACTAAAAAAATCGTATACGGGGCTTTCATGGCTTCACTGATTACCGTAGCCACTATGGTAATTCATATTCCATCAGCCTTTAACGGCTATATTCATCTGGGAGACGGTCTGGTTTTAATCAGCGGGATTCTATTAGGGCCAATGACAGGAGGAATTTCTGCCGGGATTGGCTCTATGATGGCAGACTTTTTATCCGGCTATGCTTTCTATGCTCCTGCTACCTTAATCATAAAGGCACTGGCTTCCTTCTTTTCTGGATACCTCTATCAGAGGCTGATAAAAAGAAGTGGAATCGTTTCCTTCCGGCTTGTTCCTTTTATAAGTTCCGGCCTCACATGCAGCACAATTGTCACCGGAGGTTATTTCTTATTTGAATGTGTGGTTTATGGCAAATCCGCTGCCCTCTTAAATATTCCTCTTAACCTTGTCCAGAACAGTTTCAGCCTGTTGATTGCCGGTACTCTGCTTCCATTTCTTCTTCGCAGAAATGAGTTAAGGAGCCTTGTCTTAAAAAAGGATTATGAGGAATGA
- a CDS encoding MarR family winged helix-turn-helix transcriptional regulator: MKKEWTEEDHCPYCKRHCSLKDPHCGKGKSLAKSITVKKDSMKAKAVKAIDKEELKKLQSDLKLFVLYEKANECLMKKADGKNKGKKLKGYILNILAENNGISPTELKESSGLLKEELKRVLEKLSNRKEISIQDSKENGKKILLTEKGREAVNLQLYGLENGSDELFSVLGEEEKENLEIILRKLIGSVE, translated from the coding sequence ATGAAAAAGGAATGGACAGAAGAGGATCACTGCCCTTATTGCAAACGGCATTGCTCATTAAAAGACCCTCATTGCGGAAAAGGAAAATCTCTTGCAAAATCCATAACAGTAAAAAAGGACAGCATGAAAGCAAAGGCTGTGAAAGCGATTGATAAGGAAGAATTAAAAAAGCTTCAGTCTGATCTTAAATTATTTGTTCTTTATGAGAAAGCAAATGAATGTCTTATGAAAAAGGCAGATGGAAAGAATAAGGGAAAGAAGTTAAAGGGCTACATATTAAATATACTGGCAGAAAACAATGGCATCTCTCCAACGGAATTAAAGGAATCTTCCGGTCTGTTAAAGGAAGAATTAAAAAGGGTTCTGGAAAAGCTTTCTAATAGAAAAGAAATATCCATTCAGGATTCTAAGGAGAACGGCAAAAAGATATTGCTGACGGAAAAAGGCAGGGAAGCAGTGAATTTACAGCTGTACGGGCTGGAGAATGGAAGCGATGAGCTGTTTTCTGTTTTAGGAGAAGAAGAAAAGGAAAATCTGGAAATAATTCTTAGGAAGTTAATAGGGTCTGTGGAATAA
- a CDS encoding protein translocase subunit SecDF: MKPGKKMLTGILVALAALCALAVFGLGSDVKGILDMRYGIDIRGGVEAIFEPQDLNRKPTEAELQTAREIIETRMDNQNISDREVTVDKNAGYIIVQFPWKSGETNFNPEDAIAELGEMAELTFRDPDGKVLIQGKNVKTAAPETVTNNGIKAYEVALSFDQEGAKLFEDATGNLIGKRMSIYMDNDLISSPTVQTKISGGQAVITGMKDYNEAKSLAEKINAGALPFSLATSNFSTISPALGNNALNIMIYAGIAAFFIICVFMIGFYKLPGVTACITLFMQMIIQMLAISIPQYTLTLPGIAGIILTLGMTVDTNIITSERISDELKKGASIKGAVTYGYKNAFSSVFDGNVTAAIIAAILMALGSGTMLSFGYTLMIGMIVNLFVGIWVSKHLLLSFIENKKFNDMKHFRVRKDIKTIPFYQKKYIFAIISGVITIAGIAGCFTKGIALDTQFTGGAVLSYSVSNEADTEKIQAAVEKETNRPVTVQIKEDNMTGLKRLSVTFAGNAGMSPDEQKAITEAINTTSDKVDAKLSETYVVEPYIGAKALRNAGLAIGLALLFIIVYVWVRFSAISGLPAGITAMIALFHDTMVVFFAFVLFGIPLNDAFVAVVLTIIGYSINDTIVIYDRIRENKKNDSKMSVVDLVNISTSQTLGRSINTSMATAICVVVIMVASMYFQIESIIEFSLPMLFGVITGCYSSICVAGTLWAMWEKKKEK; the protein is encoded by the coding sequence ATGAAACCAGGAAAGAAAATGCTTACTGGGATCTTGGTTGCCTTGGCAGCCCTCTGCGCTCTCGCAGTGTTTGGTCTTGGAAGCGATGTGAAGGGTATCTTAGATATGCGTTACGGCATAGATATCCGAGGCGGTGTGGAGGCGATCTTTGAGCCTCAGGATTTAAACAGAAAGCCAACGGAAGCAGAGCTCCAGACAGCGAGAGAGATTATTGAAACCCGTATGGATAACCAGAATATTTCAGACCGTGAAGTAACGGTTGATAAAAATGCCGGTTATATCATCGTTCAGTTCCCCTGGAAGTCCGGTGAGACAAACTTTAATCCAGAGGATGCCATTGCAGAACTCGGTGAGATGGCTGAGCTTACCTTCCGGGATCCAGACGGCAAAGTTTTAATTCAGGGTAAGAATGTTAAGACAGCAGCACCAGAAACCGTCACCAACAACGGTATCAAAGCATATGAAGTAGCACTTAGCTTTGATCAGGAAGGTGCAAAGCTCTTTGAAGATGCCACTGGTAATTTAATCGGCAAACGCATGAGCATTTACATGGATAACGACCTTATTTCAAGCCCGACCGTTCAGACAAAGATTTCCGGCGGACAGGCTGTGATTACAGGTATGAAGGATTATAATGAAGCAAAAAGCCTTGCCGAGAAGATCAACGCAGGTGCGCTTCCATTTTCCCTTGCAACCTCTAATTTCTCTACCATCAGCCCTGCTCTTGGTAACAATGCCTTAAATATTATGATCTATGCAGGAATTGCAGCATTCTTCATCATTTGTGTATTTATGATCGGGTTCTACAAGCTTCCAGGTGTTACCGCCTGCATTACCCTGTTCATGCAGATGATCATTCAGATGCTTGCGATCTCCATTCCTCAGTATACACTGACCCTTCCAGGTATAGCAGGTATCATCCTGACCCTTGGTATGACGGTGGATACCAATATTATTACATCAGAGCGTATCTCTGATGAGCTGAAAAAGGGTGCCTCCATCAAAGGCGCAGTTACTTATGGATATAAGAATGCATTCTCATCCGTATTTGATGGTAATGTAACAGCCGCCATCATTGCTGCCATCCTTATGGCTTTAGGTTCAGGTACCATGTTAAGCTTTGGTTATACTCTTATGATCGGTATGATCGTAAACCTTTTTGTAGGTATTTGGGTTTCCAAGCATCTTCTGTTATCCTTCATCGAAAACAAGAAGTTTAATGATATGAAACACTTCCGTGTGAGAAAGGATATTAAGACCATACCGTTCTACCAGAAGAAGTATATATTTGCCATTATTTCAGGCGTTATTACCATTGCAGGTATTGCAGGCTGCTTTACAAAGGGAATTGCACTTGATACCCAGTTTACCGGTGGTGCTGTTTTAAGCTACTCCGTATCCAATGAAGCAGATACAGAAAAGATTCAGGCAGCCGTAGAGAAAGAGACCAACAGACCGGTAACTGTCCAGATTAAAGAGGACAACATGACCGGACTTAAGAGACTTTCTGTTACCTTTGCAGGAAATGCAGGTATGTCTCCGGATGAACAGAAGGCCATTACAGAAGCTATCAACACAACTTCCGATAAGGTTGATGCAAAGCTTTCTGAGACCTACGTGGTTGAGCCTTACATCGGTGCCAAAGCGCTCAGGAATGCAGGACTTGCCATTGGGCTTGCACTTCTCTTTATTATCGTTTATGTATGGGTCAGATTCTCTGCTATTTCAGGTCTGCCCGCTGGAATCACTGCTATGATCGCCCTGTTCCATGATACGATGGTCGTGTTCTTTGCCTTTGTACTATTTGGAATTCCGTTAAACGATGCCTTTGTGGCGGTGGTACTGACGATTATCGGTTATTCTATTAACGATACCATTGTTATTTATGATAGAATCCGTGAGAACAAAAAGAATGACAGCAAAATGTCCGTCGTGGATCTTGTTAACATAAGTACAAGCCAGACTCTTGGCAGATCCATTAATACATCCATGGCAACCGCCATCTGTGTTGTGGTCATCATGGTTGCTTCCATGTACTTCCAGATTGAGTCCATCATTGAATTCTCTCTGCCAATGCTATTTGGTGTTATCACCGGATGCTATTCCTCTATCTGTGTTGCCGGTACCTTATGGGCAATGTGGGAGAAGAAAAAAGAAAAATAA
- a CDS encoding ferritin, with translation MLDKIIVDKINKQINFEFYSAYLYLDISNYYADSNLNGFANWFKIQTQEERDHALLFMDYLLNNGEKVVLDDIKAPHYTYEDFRQPTVNAYEHELKVTAAIHDIYAAAYDLKDFRTMQFLDWFVKEQNEEEKNTDEIIKRYDLFGNDAKGLYLIDSELASRVYTAPSLVL, from the coding sequence ATGTTAGATAAAATTATCGTAGATAAAATTAATAAACAGATTAATTTTGAATTTTATTCTGCTTATCTGTATTTGGATATTTCAAACTATTATGCAGACAGTAATTTAAACGGATTTGCAAACTGGTTCAAGATTCAGACCCAGGAGGAGCGGGATCATGCGTTGCTCTTTATGGATTATCTGTTAAACAACGGTGAAAAGGTAGTACTGGATGACATCAAGGCTCCTCATTATACGTATGAGGATTTCCGCCAGCCAACTGTGAATGCCTATGAGCACGAATTAAAGGTAACGGCTGCCATTCATGATATTTATGCAGCAGCTTATGATCTGAAAGACTTCCGTACCATGCAGTTCCTTGACTGGTTCGTAAAGGAGCAGAACGAGGAAGAGAAAAACACGGATGAGATTATAAAGAGATACGATTTATTTGGTAATGATGCCAAAGGACTCTATTTAATTGATTCTGAACTGGCGTCAAGAGTCTATACAGCACCGTCACTTGTTCTTTAA
- a CDS encoding LytTR family DNA-binding domain-containing protein encodes MKIHINFIPQEEEEEVVFRIHGMKKHVTQAIDILNPGEKEAGYLLCKKEEKFFKILAGDILYLESIDRKVFVYTEKETLEISEKLYVLEEQLSECSFIRISKSMLLNFDKIYSFYPKLSGNLEALLVNQEKVIISRRYVPGLKRKLGMGEKE; translated from the coding sequence ATGAAAATACACATTAACTTCATACCCCAGGAGGAAGAAGAGGAAGTAGTTTTCAGGATACATGGTATGAAAAAGCATGTGACCCAGGCCATTGATATTCTTAATCCAGGGGAGAAGGAAGCTGGCTATCTTCTTTGTAAAAAAGAGGAAAAATTTTTTAAGATACTTGCAGGTGATATCCTTTACCTGGAGTCCATTGACCGTAAGGTTTTTGTATACACGGAAAAAGAGACCCTGGAGATATCGGAAAAGCTTTACGTTTTGGAAGAACAGCTTTCCGAGTGTTCCTTTATCCGTATCAGCAAGTCCATGCTGCTGAATTTTGATAAGATCTATTCTTTTTATCCCAAATTAAGTGGAAACTTAGAAGCCCTATTAGTAAATCAGGAAAAGGTGATCATATCAAGACGGTATGTGCCTGGATTAAAAAGAAAACTGGGAATGGGGGAAAAAGAATAA
- a CDS encoding DUF3021 family protein, with translation MQSKIKKIFQLTSMVFTVIVLMQLLLGNELSRTILYEYLACSLLAAMLKHIFFRGIIFEFSIWRQLLYLFLVWLFVITCNFLFHWGMSMASVFASPVMVITIYLVLRLFNYQLEKMEVRKMNELLKKRRDSK, from the coding sequence ATGCAGAGCAAAATCAAAAAGATATTTCAGCTTACTTCTATGGTATTTACCGTAATTGTCCTGATGCAGCTATTGCTTGGTAATGAGTTAAGCAGAACCATTCTCTATGAATATCTGGCTTGCTCCCTCCTGGCTGCCATGTTAAAGCATATATTTTTCAGAGGGATTATCTTCGAATTTTCCATATGGAGACAGCTTTTATATCTCTTTCTTGTATGGCTGTTTGTCATAACCTGTAATTTTCTGTTTCACTGGGGCATGTCAATGGCTTCTGTTTTTGCAAGTCCGGTGATGGTGATTACGATTTATCTTGTCTTACGCCTGTTCAACTATCAGCTTGAGAAAATGGAAGTGCGAAAGATGAATGAGCTGCTGAAAAAAAGGAGGGACAGTAAATAA
- a CDS encoding DUF6622 family protein: MFLIEVIKRTPAMVWFILAFLIVRGLNSSRDGEVSLIRMVIVPLVFMIWGLEKLFTSFHYLSIALVCYVIAAGLGSMLGYVLYSRFRRIYKKEGVFYRTGSYLPLTIILINFFMKYILNVVLAIQPDFHGDLTFNIMYSVVCGVSVGLFIGGIYQVIAGCRTYVESRGAEV; the protein is encoded by the coding sequence ATGTTTTTGATTGAAGTAATAAAAAGAACTCCCGCTATGGTATGGTTTATATTGGCCTTCCTCATTGTAAGAGGCTTAAATTCCTCCAGGGATGGAGAAGTCTCTTTGATAAGAATGGTAATCGTGCCCCTGGTTTTTATGATATGGGGACTGGAAAAGCTTTTTACCAGCTTTCATTATCTTTCCATTGCCCTGGTTTGCTATGTGATAGCAGCAGGTCTTGGAAGCATGCTGGGGTATGTCCTGTATAGCCGTTTTCGAAGGATATATAAAAAGGAAGGAGTGTTTTACCGCACAGGTTCCTACCTTCCACTGACAATCATATTGATTAACTTTTTTATGAAGTACATTCTGAATGTTGTTTTAGCAATTCAGCCGGATTTTCATGGAGACTTAACTTTTAATATCATGTATTCGGTGGTTTGCGGTGTTTCCGTTGGTCTGTTCATCGGGGGAATTTATCAGGTCATTGCAGGGTGCAGAACTTATGTGGAAAGCAGGGGTGCAGAGGTTTAG
- a CDS encoding AraC family transcriptional regulator yields the protein MAKQREKVEYRYYEIPEGEAVLALLGEDWIREYGKQIKFLHFHNLLEIGYCHWGSGEVVLGQEHIPFSGGSFMVVPPRLPHTTSSDHGTKGFWEWMYVDLDKLVSDLSQYDSMMKKTMLKRIKKTGYLLTEKENPVLAKLILGIMEEARNKKPYYKDSIRGLLGACVVEFLRLSDDEEKIMRSRSNTTLIAGALEFVSNHYMEEIRISDLADACSISESHFRRVFEEGMNMKPVDYINLIRIQNACELLKRTEKNMEEVSALSGFASISAFNRNFRKVMNISPYQWKKSSENYESRLLYCKISAQKGWD from the coding sequence TTGGCAAAACAAAGGGAGAAGGTAGAGTATCGATATTATGAAATTCCGGAGGGGGAAGCCGTACTGGCACTATTGGGAGAGGACTGGATCAGGGAATACGGAAAGCAGATTAAATTTCTCCATTTTCACAATTTATTAGAGATTGGATATTGTCACTGGGGAAGCGGAGAGGTTGTACTGGGACAGGAGCATATTCCTTTTTCCGGGGGATCATTTATGGTGGTTCCTCCCCGGCTTCCCCATACCACGAGCAGCGATCATGGGACAAAGGGATTTTGGGAATGGATGTATGTTGACCTGGATAAGCTGGTCTCTGACTTAAGTCAATATGATTCTATGATGAAGAAAACCATGTTAAAGCGAATCAAGAAAACCGGGTACCTGTTAACAGAAAAGGAGAATCCGGTTCTGGCGAAGCTGATACTTGGGATCATGGAGGAGGCACGGAATAAAAAGCCATACTATAAGGACAGCATAAGAGGACTTCTTGGTGCCTGTGTGGTGGAGTTTTTAAGGCTTTCCGATGATGAGGAGAAGATCATGAGATCCAGGTCCAACACCACCCTCATTGCCGGTGCTCTGGAATTTGTCTCAAACCACTACATGGAGGAAATCAGAATCAGCGATCTGGCAGATGCCTGCAGCATCAGTGAAAGCCATTTCCGCCGTGTGTTTGAGGAAGGGATGAACATGAAGCCAGTGGATTACATCAACTTAATCCGAATCCAGAATGCCTGTGAGCTGTTAAAAAGAACGGAAAAGAATATGGAAGAGGTATCGGCTCTATCTGGATTTGCCTCTATTTCCGCCTTTAACAGGAATTTTAGAAAAGTCATGAATATATCCCCTTATCAGTGGAAGAAATCTTCAGAAAATTATGAGAGCAGATTGCTGTACTGTAAGATCAGTGCACAAAAAGGCTGGGATTAA
- a CDS encoding cupin domain-containing protein, which translates to MDKLELYRPEDSIYVEKGNGTRVNYFIFDEFEIHENVISPKSAQEWHMHRAIEEVLVVTSGELTVRWKEEGGIYRETASKGMVIRVGNSVHTIENRTNEEAAFLVFRMVPDGKDKRNVIKHDKVIFP; encoded by the coding sequence TTGGACAAGCTAGAACTATACCGCCCGGAAGATTCCATTTACGTAGAAAAGGGAAATGGAACAAGGGTCAATTATTTTATTTTTGATGAATTTGAGATTCATGAGAATGTGATTTCTCCGAAATCTGCACAGGAGTGGCATATGCATCGGGCGATCGAGGAGGTACTTGTTGTTACCTCTGGAGAATTGACCGTCAGGTGGAAGGAGGAAGGAGGCATCTACCGGGAGACCGCATCTAAGGGTATGGTCATTCGTGTGGGTAATTCCGTTCATACCATTGAGAACCGAACCAATGAGGAGGCTGCCTTTCTGGTATTTCGTATGGTACCGGATGGGAAGGACAAACGAAATGTGATCAAGCATGATAAAGTGATTTTCCCCTGA
- a CDS encoding ABC transporter substrate-binding protein, whose translation MKKKIASLLLAGAMVASLTACGTGGGSTGTTGDTKGEGAKASNELTVWCWDPAFNIYAMNEAAKVYQKDHPDFKLNVVETPWADVQTKLTTAATSGNEDSLPDIILLQDNAFQKNVISYPDTFKDLTSSGIDFSKFPKAKTAYSVVEGKNYGVPFDNGAVVACYRTDVLKEAGYTVDDFKDITWSKYQEMGEKILAKTGKPLLSCQAGESDLIVMMLQSAGGSLFDKDGKPSMVGNDKLKKVMETYASLVKSGVLVEVNDWDQYVGTLTNSTVGGTINGCWIMASIQTAEDQSGKWAITNMPKLEGVEGATNYSNNGGSSWAVTSASKNPELAYDFLSKTFAGSTELYETILPKSGAMATYLPAAESKVYGEPQKFFGDAPVYSMITDFASKVPSNNTGVYYYEARDAVATAITKVVAGGDIDAEIKNAEDTVNFAMGK comes from the coding sequence ATGAAGAAAAAAATCGCATCTCTATTATTGGCAGGAGCTATGGTAGCATCCTTAACTGCCTGCGGCACAGGGGGTGGCAGCACTGGCACTACAGGGGATACAAAAGGGGAGGGAGCTAAGGCTTCCAATGAACTGACTGTCTGGTGCTGGGATCCAGCCTTTAACATCTATGCCATGAATGAGGCAGCCAAGGTTTACCAGAAGGACCACCCGGATTTCAAGCTTAATGTGGTGGAAACCCCATGGGCAGATGTTCAGACAAAACTGACCACAGCCGCCACCTCTGGAAATGAGGATTCTCTTCCTGATATCATTCTTCTTCAGGATAATGCCTTCCAGAAAAATGTAATCAGTTATCCGGATACATTCAAAGACTTAACAAGCAGCGGTATTGACTTTTCCAAATTTCCAAAAGCAAAAACGGCTTATTCAGTGGTAGAAGGAAAGAATTACGGTGTGCCATTTGACAATGGAGCTGTTGTTGCCTGCTACCGGACAGATGTTTTAAAAGAAGCAGGATACACAGTAGATGATTTTAAAGATATCACATGGAGCAAGTATCAGGAAATGGGAGAAAAGATTCTTGCTAAGACAGGCAAACCTCTCTTATCCTGTCAGGCTGGAGAATCCGACTTAATTGTGATGATGCTTCAATCTGCTGGCGGAAGTCTGTTTGATAAAGACGGAAAGCCCAGCATGGTTGGCAATGACAAACTTAAGAAAGTAATGGAAACCTATGCTTCTTTAGTAAAGAGCGGTGTTCTTGTGGAAGTCAATGACTGGGATCAGTATGTAGGAACCTTAACAAACAGTACGGTAGGCGGGACCATCAACGGATGCTGGATCATGGCAAGCATTCAGACCGCAGAAGACCAGTCCGGCAAGTGGGCAATCACCAATATGCCTAAATTAGAAGGGGTTGAAGGCGCTACCAATTATTCCAATAACGGCGGATCCAGCTGGGCAGTAACGTCTGCAAGCAAAAATCCGGAACTGGCCTATGATTTCTTAAGCAAGACCTTTGCAGGAAGCACAGAGCTTTATGAAACCATTCTTCCAAAGTCTGGAGCTATGGCAACATACCTTCCGGCAGCAGAGAGTAAAGTTTATGGAGAGCCTCAGAAATTCTTTGGAGATGCTCCGGTCTACTCTATGATTACTGATTTTGCTTCCAAGGTGCCATCCAATAATACGGGAGTTTACTACTATGAAGCACGTGATGCAGTGGCAACTGCCATTACAAAGGTAGTAGCAGGCGGAGACATCGACGCAGAGATCAAGAATGCAGAGGATACGGTTAATTTTGCAATGGGCAAGTAA